Part of the uncultured Anaeromusa sp. genome is shown below.
TAAGCGGCATATGGTGACCTTGAAGCGCAGCTGCAGTTGCAGTATGCCCGGGGTATGGCGGGCGGTAGCGCATAACGAAGGGGCGGCAGTCATCTTTCACAGTCCCAAAGCCTGCGGACATGTGGCGCGGGAAATGGAGCTGGGTGGACAATATTCTGCGCTGGCAAGGACTTTGAAGCTGGAGCATGCCTATAGAGCTCCCTTGGTTACCAGCAATCTAACTGACGATCATTCGATTTTCGGCGGCGCAGAGCAGTTGCGAGGGTGCATTGATTTTACGATGCAAACGTATAAACCAGCGTACGTGCTGTTGGCAGCGTCCTGTTTAGCCGGCGTGATTGGCGATGATGTGGAAGCGGTGGCCGAAGAAGCGGAGGCCTTCTGGAAGGTTCCGGTTATGAGCGTTCCTTGCAGTGGTTTTTTGGATGGCGAGTATGGCGCTGGCTTTTATTTTGCTGCGCAGCGTTTGATCGACCGTTTGATGCGCCCGCAAGCAACCGAACCGGATACGGTGGTTCTTTTAGGAGATCGACGGGGGCCTGGCGGAGCGGAAGAAGCAGAGCTGCAAGAGCTTTTAAGCGTCTTTGGACTGCGGATTGTTGGACATTTTCCTAATTATAGTTCACTCGAAGAAATTCGGATGCTCCCGGCAGCTTCTTTTTGCATTCCTTTAGGAGGACATACGCAACCGGAATATTCCATGGGGCGTTTAGCTTCTTACCTTGAAGAAAAATTTGGTATTCCCTATTTGCAGCAAGAGTATCCGTCTGGCTGGGAAGGAACGAAAGCCTGGCTGACAGCGTTAGGGAAAGCGTTAGGGCGAGAGGAAAAAACGGCAGCGGCCATTGCTAAGCAGAGTCGGCGAGTAGCGGAGGCCAGTGCGGCCTTGCTTCCCTGGACGCAAGGCCGCAGCGCCGTATTGGGAATTGGGCGGCCTTTAACCCATTTTCAGCCGCAATGGGTACTGGAGGTATTGGCTTTAGCCCAGATGAAGCTGGAAGGGATTATCCTTTTCGCCGGCTTGACGCCGGAACAGCATCAGGAATTGCGTAAAGCTTTGGAGGGGGTTGGCGCTCCTATCGTGGACGAGGAAGCAGGGAAAACATTGCTTACGGAAGAAGCGGTTCTGCTTTCGACGCATGAGGTGGAGGAGATGGGACTGCGACAGCTGCAGCTGCCTGTATTGACGCCGGTAGGCGTTGGCGGTTTGCTGGAAGTGCTGACGAAATTAGGACGATTGTTAAAACGATCTCCGTATCGAGGAGGAGTTGTTTATGGCTGGTGAAGCTTGGGGAGACATGTGCGCCCAGACCAATACTTGCGCTCTGGCAGGCGGCGCGGCGTTTTTCGCAGGCGTACCAGAAGCGGCAATGATGGTGAACGGGCCTTTGTGGTGTTACTTCTATGCGCTGCGGCAGCTAGAACGGCCCTGCCCGAATGTGGGGAAACGCTTTTTTTGCACGCAGCCTGACAATCAGGCGGTTGTATTCGGCACGGAAGACTGCCTGCTGGAAACGCTTTCCTTGTTAAAAAAAAGCATGAAACCGGAGGTTGTGTTTATTGAAAACAGTTGCGCCGTCAGCTTGATCGGCGATGATGTGGCAGGCATTGCGGCGCAAGCAGATCTTTCCTGTCCGGCTGTCTGTATGGATAGCGGCGGTATGCGCGGCGGCTTTTGGGAAGGCTATCGGGAGGCAGCACTTGCGTATGTAAAAACGCTGCCTCCTCGGGTGCGGCAAACGGTGCGCCCCAAAACGGTGAATCTTCTTGGCTGTACTGTGGGGTACTATCAAGAACAGGCGGATATAAAGGAAATGGAACGGCTTTTGGAGCTGGTCGGTTATAACGTATTGACGCGACCAGGTGCAGGAAGCAGCCCGCAGGAACTGGCGGAACTGGCGCAGGCGGAAGTCAATCTGGTTGTGCACAGCGAGCTGGGCTTGGAGCTGGCCCGCTATTTGGAAGAAAACTACGGTATGCCCTATATAACGCTGGCCCCGCCCTATGGTGTACAGGGAACTGTGCAATGGCTGGATGCGTTCTGCGACGCTATGGAGCTGGGCAAAGACTTGCGCAAACCCTATCGCGACGAAGGCTCTTATTGGGCCAAGCATATCCAAAATGCGACGCTGGAAATGCGCCGCCTCTGGGGGGATATCTGGTTTGAACGGGTGGCGGTGGCGGGGCCGTCGTCGGCGGCCCTTACCTTAGGCAAGGCCTTGCGGCGCGAGTGGGCTGATGCGGGCAAGGTTACGGTTATTTGCCATGATGGCGCTTTTGACGGCGAGGCGCCGACAGAGGCAGATTTGATTCTCAACGGACGCGAAGAGGTGCAGCTCGTGGAAAAAGCCTTGTGCGAATTGGGCAAAGACGACCTGCTTTGGGGCAGCAGCCAAGAAAATTATTTCCTGCGCCGCGAAGGCGTAAAAAATGTGCTTTATCAACCGGTGGCACTGCCTGCGTATGAGGAAGTGCTGTTGGGAGAAAGGCCGTTTGCAGGTTTTCAAGGAGCCTGTCATCTGGCGGAACGCCTTTGGAACGGGTATGTCCAAAAGCGCTGCGCGAAGGGCTAGCAACGGGAAGGACCCCGAGCTATATAGAGAAAACGAGAATCTTAGGGAAACCAAGAAGGTTGAGGAGGAGTTTGAAAATGAAACAGTACCAACAAAGCGGTAGAAAAAAAGCGCTTTTATGCGCCATGGTGGGAAGCGCGATTTTCTTATCCACAAGCGGCGTAGCTTGGGCGGAGGAATCTGTTTTTCCCATGGATGACGTGGTGGTGACGGCGACCAGGACGCCGCTGAAAATATCGGAAACCGGGGCGAATGTGTCTGTGGTGACGCGCGCAGAAATTGAGAAAAAACACTACAGCGATATAACGGCGGCCTTGAAAGATGTGAATGGAATTCTCGTTATGCAGCAAGGCTTTCCCGGAGGCGAGCAGTATGTTCGCATTAACGGCGATGACAGGGTGCTGGTGATGATTGACGGACGGCGCCTTAATTTGAGTAAGCTTCCCGGCAGCATGGGTAAAGGCGCTACGTTTGACTTGAACAATTTTCCCAGTTTGGATAATGTAGAGCGCATTGAGATTGTCAAAGGTCCCGGGTCTTCTCTTTACGGCTCGGAAGCAGTGGGCGGCGTAATTAACGTGATTACCCGCAAAGGAAAAGAAAATAAAACAAGTTTGGAGAGCGCTTACGGTTCTTGGGGGACGAAAAAATATAAATTTACCACCGAAGGCGGTGAAAACGATTGGAACTGGTTTGTTGCCGCAGGGAAGACCGAGCAAGATCATTTTTCGTATAAAGATGTGCGCAGTGGTAATACGGTCGATATGAACAACAGCGCTATGGACCAAAAGGATTTTTCCTTCCGCGTAGACAGGCAACTGGGAGAGCATAATTCGCTGACTTTGAACGTGGAACATGTAGACCAACATAAAGGACAGCCGTATTTACCAAATGGCTGGGCGGTTAGTTCCTACACCAAGCAAAATACCAAAAGCTACTTGGATACATTAACGAATAATTGGGCGATGACCTATAACTTTAATGAAAAGAAAGATAATCCTGGCTATGTGCGCGTATACCAGAACTACTATAAATATGATATGCATTCCTATAACGATGGCGCAGCTTCTTGGAGCAACTATCTTTACAGCAATAAAGAAACAGGCATGCAATGGCAGTCGACATGGAAGCTAAGTGAGAAGAACACCTTAGTGGGCGGCGCGGATTGGCGTAATGTTTCTATTTCGTATCCAGGTACTTACGACAATAAAAGTATGCGCAATACGGCATTTTTTGTAGAGGATCGCATGACTTTCGATAAGAAATGGACTTTTTCGCCGGGACTTCGTTACGATTACCACAGCATGTTCGGAGGCAGAATGACGCCGCGGGCTACGGTTAATTGCCAGGTCGATGACAAAACCAACGCCTATGTGTCCTGGGGCGAGTTCTTCAATGCGCCTGATGCGGACCGTTTGTTCTGGCCGACTGATTACAGCATGTTTTATAAAGGCAACCCCAACCTGCGTCCGGAAACCGGTCATACGACTACGATCGGCTTAAACCGAAAATTAAATAATACGACGGAACTGCATGTAAGCGCCTATGAAAGCCGGTTGCATGACGCCATTAGTACGGCTTTTGACGGAACTTTGTATACGCCTATTAACGTGGGAGAGCAGAAAAAAAGAGGCTTTGAATTAGAAGTTAGCAAGAAATTTTCGCCGCAGTGGAGCGCCAACGCCGGCTATACCTTTACGCATGTTGAAAACAAAGATACTGCAGGGGCCGCCTACGGGAACGAAGAGCGTACAGTAGAACCTAATGCTTACAAGTTAGGCGTCAGCTACAATCAGGGCGCTTGGAATGTAGAGCTAATGAACCGCATGGCTACGGGAAGAAGTACGAAATATTTTACTTCCTCTAATTATTTTGTAATGGATTTGGCAGTCAACTATAAGATTAACAAAAATCGCAGCGCTTATTTGAAAGTGAATAATCTAACCAACCGCAGCTATGAGCTGTACGGGTATGCAAATCCTAATCAAGGCGCGTTCCCTATGGCGTCGCGGTATATTGAAATCGGCACAAAATACACCTTCTAAATACAAGTGAAGACATGCGGGAAGCGTAGCCGCTTTCCGCATCGCTTCGAGTAAAGGAGAAGCTATGCGTATTGCATTACTGCATTTGGATTTAGGCAATGGCCCCCTGGGGAAAAATCTTCTCTTGTTGGAGCAGGCGGCTTCTACCGCGGCGGCGCACGGCGCACAGTGGGTGGTAACGCCGGAAACGGCGCTGCAGGGGTACTTTTTCTATCAAAATGATCCGCAGGCCAGCATTCCTGTGCAGCCACAGGCGGAGCTTGTTTCTTTGCAGCAGTTGGCGCTGCAGAAAAAGCTTGTTCTATTTTTGGGCTG
Proteins encoded:
- a CDS encoding nitrogenase component 1, producing the protein MAMNKRHMVTLKRSCSCSMPGVWRAVAHNEGAAVIFHSPKACGHVAREMELGGQYSALARTLKLEHAYRAPLVTSNLTDDHSIFGGAEQLRGCIDFTMQTYKPAYVLLAASCLAGVIGDDVEAVAEEAEAFWKVPVMSVPCSGFLDGEYGAGFYFAAQRLIDRLMRPQATEPDTVVLLGDRRGPGGAEEAELQELLSVFGLRIVGHFPNYSSLEEIRMLPAASFCIPLGGHTQPEYSMGRLASYLEEKFGIPYLQQEYPSGWEGTKAWLTALGKALGREEKTAAAIAKQSRRVAEASAALLPWTQGRSAVLGIGRPLTHFQPQWVLEVLALAQMKLEGIILFAGLTPEQHQELRKALEGVGAPIVDEEAGKTLLTEEAVLLSTHEVEEMGLRQLQLPVLTPVGVGGLLEVLTKLGRLLKRSPYRGGVVYGW
- a CDS encoding nitrogenase component 1, with protein sequence MAGEAWGDMCAQTNTCALAGGAAFFAGVPEAAMMVNGPLWCYFYALRQLERPCPNVGKRFFCTQPDNQAVVFGTEDCLLETLSLLKKSMKPEVVFIENSCAVSLIGDDVAGIAAQADLSCPAVCMDSGGMRGGFWEGYREAALAYVKTLPPRVRQTVRPKTVNLLGCTVGYYQEQADIKEMERLLELVGYNVLTRPGAGSSPQELAELAQAEVNLVVHSELGLELARYLEENYGMPYITLAPPYGVQGTVQWLDAFCDAMELGKDLRKPYRDEGSYWAKHIQNATLEMRRLWGDIWFERVAVAGPSSAALTLGKALRREWADAGKVTVICHDGAFDGEAPTEADLILNGREEVQLVEKALCELGKDDLLWGSSQENYFLRREGVKNVLYQPVALPAYEEVLLGERPFAGFQGACHLAERLWNGYVQKRCAKG
- a CDS encoding TonB-dependent receptor; this encodes MKQYQQSGRKKALLCAMVGSAIFLSTSGVAWAEESVFPMDDVVVTATRTPLKISETGANVSVVTRAEIEKKHYSDITAALKDVNGILVMQQGFPGGEQYVRINGDDRVLVMIDGRRLNLSKLPGSMGKGATFDLNNFPSLDNVERIEIVKGPGSSLYGSEAVGGVINVITRKGKENKTSLESAYGSWGTKKYKFTTEGGENDWNWFVAAGKTEQDHFSYKDVRSGNTVDMNNSAMDQKDFSFRVDRQLGEHNSLTLNVEHVDQHKGQPYLPNGWAVSSYTKQNTKSYLDTLTNNWAMTYNFNEKKDNPGYVRVYQNYYKYDMHSYNDGAASWSNYLYSNKETGMQWQSTWKLSEKNTLVGGADWRNVSISYPGTYDNKSMRNTAFFVEDRMTFDKKWTFSPGLRYDYHSMFGGRMTPRATVNCQVDDKTNAYVSWGEFFNAPDADRLFWPTDYSMFYKGNPNLRPETGHTTTIGLNRKLNNTTELHVSAYESRLHDAISTAFDGTLYTPINVGEQKKRGFELEVSKKFSPQWSANAGYTFTHVENKDTAGAAYGNEERTVEPNAYKLGVSYNQGAWNVELMNRMATGRSTKYFTSSNYFVMDLAVNYKINKNRSAYLKVNNLTNRSYELYGYANPNQGAFPMASRYIEIGTKYTF